One part of the Microbacterium saperdae genome encodes these proteins:
- a CDS encoding Lrp/AsnC family transcriptional regulator, whose translation MSSKDAEQSKHSGRNATPLDETAYRILEVLRDNGRVSIAALADKVGISRANAYTRVESLVHDGVITGFSARVDQAKAGLSIGALVFVTVLPQAWASFRDRVLEMPDVEWCAITTGEHDAMLLIRAVDVSGVHEFSTGVIAQLPEVRTVVSVVVLDEVIRRPYLLPGDLPERDSGIAPLGMTRWTPASPGRDTLPPR comes from the coding sequence ATGTCCAGCAAGGATGCCGAACAGTCAAAGCATTCTGGACGGAATGCCACCCCGTTGGACGAGACCGCGTACAGAATCCTCGAAGTGCTGCGTGATAACGGTCGCGTCTCGATCGCCGCCCTCGCGGACAAGGTGGGGATCTCCCGCGCGAATGCGTACACCCGGGTCGAATCGCTCGTGCACGACGGGGTCATCACGGGGTTCAGCGCGCGGGTCGATCAAGCCAAAGCAGGACTCTCGATCGGTGCACTCGTGTTCGTCACGGTGCTGCCGCAGGCCTGGGCGTCGTTCCGCGACCGCGTTCTCGAGATGCCCGATGTCGAGTGGTGTGCGATCACCACGGGCGAGCACGACGCCATGCTGCTGATCCGCGCGGTCGACGTGAGCGGTGTGCACGAGTTCTCGACCGGCGTCATCGCGCAGCTGCCCGAGGTGCGCACGGTCGTGAGCGTCGTGGTGCTCGACGAGGTGATCCGTCGCCCGTACCTGCTGCCCGGCGATCTGCCCGAACGCGACAGCGGCATCGCCCCCTTGGGGATGACCCGCTGGACGCCGGCCTCCCCCGGCCGTGACACGCTCCCGCCGCGCTGA
- a CDS encoding ABC transporter substrate-binding protein, whose protein sequence is MSSRRSTSVIAIGAVALLALAGCSGGNSANNGDQSSGTDSLVIDTAFSIETTDPGHTYDPTGNMIAKALYETLVDFKGSDVSTPVPGLASWEQNDEATEFTFTLEGDRVFSDGSPIEAKDVVFTLQRIQGMADAKPNFLLGGLTITEVDDKTIEFTSETPLLQLPAILANPALGIVNSDVVIENGGTTDGTDTAQKFLDGESAGSGPFVLDTLDLSSQVVLTRNDEYNGDEESAYKRVVVRNVSESATQLANLKGGDSMVAMDLNGDQVAGLGDDITVDSVPSGQTIFLLLNQSEAVAGDLANVKIAEAIRYSLDYDALLELAGAGSVQATGVIPPGFEGALDSGVTQDLDKAKAALEEAGYTGQTLKLQFPNDYPVGGVEFTPLAERIQAQLEDAGITVELAPAPFATELDAYVNGTEGFGLWFWGPDYADSANFLPFAPGLKVGLRAGWAAEANPEIAGIAAGAASATDADTRTDAFTEFAEAMQAEGPFVPLIVPGRNISSADSVTGAVYNSVWEMDIAEITPAG, encoded by the coding sequence ATGTCGTCACGTCGCAGCACGTCGGTCATCGCGATCGGAGCCGTAGCGCTCCTCGCGCTCGCAGGATGCTCAGGAGGGAACTCGGCCAACAACGGCGACCAGTCCTCCGGCACGGATTCACTGGTCATCGACACGGCGTTCTCGATCGAGACGACCGACCCGGGCCACACCTACGACCCCACCGGCAACATGATCGCCAAGGCGCTCTACGAGACGCTGGTGGACTTCAAGGGCTCCGACGTCTCGACCCCGGTCCCTGGGCTCGCATCCTGGGAGCAGAACGACGAGGCGACCGAGTTCACCTTCACGCTCGAGGGTGACCGGGTCTTCTCCGATGGCTCGCCCATCGAGGCGAAGGACGTCGTCTTCACGCTCCAGCGCATCCAGGGCATGGCAGACGCCAAGCCGAACTTCCTGCTCGGCGGCCTCACGATCACCGAGGTCGACGACAAGACGATCGAGTTCACCTCCGAGACCCCGCTGCTGCAGCTGCCCGCGATCCTCGCGAACCCGGCGCTCGGCATCGTCAACTCCGACGTCGTGATCGAGAACGGCGGCACGACCGACGGCACCGACACGGCGCAGAAGTTCCTCGACGGCGAGTCTGCCGGCTCCGGCCCGTTCGTCCTCGACACGCTCGACCTCAGCTCGCAGGTCGTCCTGACCCGCAACGACGAGTACAACGGCGATGAGGAGTCGGCGTACAAGCGCGTCGTCGTGCGCAACGTCTCGGAGAGCGCCACCCAGCTCGCCAACCTCAAGGGCGGCGACTCCATGGTCGCGATGGACCTGAACGGCGACCAGGTCGCCGGTCTGGGCGACGACATCACGGTGGACTCGGTCCCGTCCGGACAGACCATCTTCCTGCTGCTGAACCAGTCCGAGGCCGTCGCCGGTGACCTGGCGAACGTCAAGATCGCCGAGGCCATCCGCTACTCGCTCGACTACGACGCGCTCCTGGAGCTGGCAGGCGCCGGTTCCGTGCAGGCGACCGGTGTCATCCCGCCCGGATTCGAGGGCGCGCTCGACAGCGGAGTGACGCAGGACCTCGACAAGGCCAAGGCCGCTCTCGAAGAGGCCGGTTACACGGGCCAGACCCTGAAGCTGCAGTTCCCGAACGACTACCCGGTCGGTGGCGTGGAGTTCACGCCGCTCGCCGAGCGCATCCAGGCGCAGCTCGAGGATGCCGGCATCACGGTCGAGCTCGCTCCGGCCCCGTTCGCGACCGAGCTGGACGCCTACGTCAACGGCACCGAGGGCTTCGGCCTCTGGTTCTGGGGCCCGGACTACGCGGACTCCGCGAACTTCCTGCCCTTCGCTCCGGGTCTGAAGGTCGGTCTCCGCGCCGGCTGGGCTGCGGAGGCCAACCCGGAGATCGCCGGTATCGCCGCAGGTGCTGCCAGCGCCACGGATGCCGACACCCGCACCGACGCGTTCACCGAGTTCGCCGAGGCCATGCAGGCCGAGGGCCCCTTCGTGCCGCTGATCGTCCCCGGTCGCAACATCTCCTCGGCCGACAGCGTCACCGGCGCCGTGTACAACTCCGTCTGGGAGATGGACATCGCCGAGATCACCCCGGCCGGCTGA
- a CDS encoding ABC transporter permease, with protein MTTVAVQRQAQRRRSPLIGYLLRRAGTSLLLLVGVTIVTFALTNLVPGDPVSAALGEGASQNPATRDAFIREHGLDQPLFVQYFIYMGNLLRGDLGTSLVTGRPVTSDLATAVPATIEIAIGAIILSLVVSIVLGTLAAYRRGLVTDQVIRVVTLVGLSVPTFWLALVSFYVFFLELRIAPGSGRISPSITPPPRVTGLYTVDYLLNGDAVGFFDALAHLALPVMVLSLVTIGLLTRFIRTSVLEVLGSDYVRAARAKGLPAMRVILDYVLRGASLPILTVVGVAFGALLSGTVLVESVFAWPGLGTYAYNSAANLDLPGIMGVGLVVGFIYLLINFVVDLLYGVLDPRVRIA; from the coding sequence ATGACGACAGTGGCGGTGCAGAGGCAGGCGCAGCGGCGCCGATCGCCTCTGATCGGATACCTGCTGCGGCGGGCCGGCACCTCCCTGCTCCTGTTGGTGGGCGTGACGATCGTCACGTTCGCGCTCACCAACCTGGTGCCGGGAGACCCGGTCTCGGCCGCGCTCGGTGAGGGCGCGTCCCAGAACCCGGCGACGCGTGACGCGTTCATCCGGGAGCACGGACTCGACCAGCCACTGTTCGTGCAGTACTTCATCTATATGGGGAACCTGCTGCGCGGGGACCTCGGTACGTCGCTGGTGACCGGACGCCCGGTCACCAGCGACCTCGCCACCGCGGTACCGGCCACGATCGAGATCGCGATCGGCGCGATCATCCTCAGCCTCGTGGTCAGCATCGTGCTCGGCACGCTCGCCGCCTACCGGCGTGGTCTGGTCACCGACCAGGTCATCCGCGTGGTGACCCTGGTGGGACTCAGCGTGCCGACCTTCTGGCTGGCGCTCGTCAGCTTCTACGTCTTCTTCCTGGAGCTGCGCATCGCGCCCGGTTCCGGACGCATCTCGCCCTCGATCACGCCGCCCCCGCGCGTGACCGGGCTCTACACGGTCGACTACCTGCTCAACGGCGACGCGGTCGGGTTCTTCGATGCCCTCGCGCACCTCGCCCTGCCGGTCATGGTGCTGTCGCTCGTGACGATCGGTCTGCTCACCCGGTTCATCCGCACCTCCGTGCTCGAGGTCCTCGGCAGTGACTACGTGCGTGCCGCCAGGGCCAAGGGACTCCCGGCGATGCGCGTGATCCTCGACTACGTGCTCCGCGGTGCCTCGCTGCCGATCCTGACCGTCGTCGGTGTGGCCTTCGGTGCACTGCTCTCGGGAACGGTGCTCGTCGAGTCCGTCTTCGCGTGGCCGGGACTGGGCACGTACGCCTACAACTCCGCCGCGAACCTCGATCTGCCGGGCATCATGGGCGTCGGCCTCGTGGTCGGCTTCATCTACCTCCTCATCAACTTCGTCGTCGATCTGCTCTACGGCGTCCTCGACCCGAGAGTGAGGATCGCATGA
- a CDS encoding response regulator: MGELEVLIVDDEPMAAELHRMFVDRTPGFVVMGVASSGEDALRTIRRRTPDVVLLDLQLPGISGAEVLHAVRRDHGDAIEVIAVTADHRASSVSQMRMLGVAHYLAKPFSVRELQKRLRSVARVRNTLSSRQQFSDQAEIDDVMRTAYAERSPAAPSRSDDPTREDIRVGHPLDALRERADRWIADQGHLHDAGLSVLAEALHVSVRQLQRAYARVDGSAQEALRDHRVGVAAMLLLGTERIATTEVARRTGFRSLRTMRRAFQDVLGAPPSRWRAIHESAATKEAVSRQEPDRRRPRGLE, from the coding sequence ATGGGTGAGCTTGAAGTGCTGATCGTCGACGATGAGCCGATGGCGGCAGAGCTGCACCGCATGTTCGTCGATCGCACTCCGGGTTTCGTCGTGATGGGTGTCGCCTCGTCCGGGGAAGATGCTCTGCGGACCATACGGCGACGAACTCCCGACGTGGTATTGCTCGACCTCCAGTTGCCCGGCATATCGGGAGCGGAGGTGCTTCACGCGGTGCGCAGGGATCACGGAGACGCAATCGAAGTCATCGCCGTCACCGCTGACCACCGCGCGAGCAGCGTGTCCCAGATGCGCATGCTGGGTGTGGCGCACTACCTGGCGAAGCCGTTCTCGGTGCGTGAGCTGCAGAAGAGGCTGCGGTCAGTGGCACGAGTGCGCAACACTCTCTCGTCCCGCCAGCAGTTCTCCGATCAAGCGGAGATCGATGACGTGATGCGCACCGCATACGCCGAACGCTCCCCAGCCGCCCCTTCCCGGAGCGACGACCCCACGCGAGAAGACATACGTGTCGGCCATCCACTCGATGCGCTGCGGGAACGAGCGGATCGCTGGATTGCGGATCAGGGGCACCTGCACGATGCGGGCCTCTCGGTGCTCGCCGAGGCACTCCATGTATCGGTGCGCCAGCTGCAACGCGCCTATGCACGCGTCGACGGTTCGGCTCAGGAGGCCCTGCGCGATCATCGAGTGGGAGTGGCGGCAATGCTGCTGCTCGGCACGGAACGGATCGCGACCACCGAGGTCGCCCGCCGCACGGGGTTCCGTTCACTGCGGACGATGAGGCGTGCGTTTCAAGATGTGCTCGGCGCGCCGCCCTCACGGTGGCGAGCAATCCATGAGTCCGCGGCGACGAAGGAGGCGGTATCACGACAAGAACCGGACAGAAGACGTCCAAGAGGGTTGGAATGA
- a CDS encoding sensor histidine kinase — MRRQQSTSDAVHRAEPRPGEHADADRAALLESISDTAIGIDHRGALTWFNPAAADLLHLTMQSIGHDAEQLVADASGMSTGRALEARLIQIGGRLLMVSSDREALRSAQRSRLVIFRDYSRDAAMLRDLDGAQEHIEALRAHGHEFANTLHIVKGLLEMGESQRALDFVRSGGLSGDLALAVDEIADPSIRALIRAYRARARERGIDLTPAATSAFPDLAGADPGFLEASLLIVGNFLSNAVESCAHGDRIDIAITTAESALTTGLLVHIRVDDSGPGVASDLRERLFALGTTTKTGSTARGCGLGIVHGTVTRLGGTCTFERSGLGGTRFEASLPVPESERWRFTDG, encoded by the coding sequence GTGCGAAGACAGCAGTCGACGAGCGACGCCGTGCACCGCGCGGAGCCGAGGCCAGGAGAGCATGCGGATGCCGACCGCGCTGCGCTGTTGGAGAGCATCAGCGACACTGCTATCGGGATCGACCATCGCGGTGCGCTGACCTGGTTCAACCCCGCAGCCGCCGATCTTCTCCACCTCACCATGCAAAGCATCGGCCACGACGCAGAGCAGCTCGTGGCCGATGCCAGCGGAATGAGTACAGGCCGCGCCCTCGAGGCGCGACTCATTCAGATCGGCGGGCGCTTACTGATGGTGTCTTCGGATCGAGAAGCCCTCCGGTCCGCCCAAAGGAGTCGATTGGTCATCTTCCGCGACTACTCGCGCGACGCTGCCATGCTGCGCGACCTCGACGGTGCGCAGGAGCACATCGAGGCGCTGCGGGCTCACGGTCACGAGTTCGCGAACACGCTGCACATCGTCAAGGGCCTTCTGGAGATGGGCGAATCTCAGCGGGCACTCGACTTCGTGCGGTCCGGAGGGCTGTCGGGAGATCTCGCGCTGGCGGTCGACGAGATCGCAGACCCAAGTATCCGCGCGCTGATCAGGGCATACAGAGCCCGCGCCCGCGAGCGCGGCATCGATCTCACTCCCGCGGCGACCTCCGCATTCCCCGACCTCGCGGGTGCGGACCCCGGATTCCTCGAGGCGAGTTTGCTGATCGTGGGCAACTTCCTCTCCAACGCGGTGGAGAGCTGCGCCCACGGCGACCGCATTGACATAGCCATCACCACAGCGGAGAGTGCCCTGACGACCGGCCTGCTCGTGCACATCCGGGTAGACGACAGCGGTCCTGGGGTGGCAAGCGATCTGAGAGAGCGCCTCTTCGCGCTGGGAACGACAACGAAGACGGGAAGTACGGCACGCGGCTGCGGTCTGGGCATCGTGCATGGCACGGTCACACGGTTGGGAGGCACCTGCACCTTCGAGCGTTCGGGACTGGGTGGCACCCGTTTCGAAGCAAGCCTCCCCGTCCCGGAATCTGAGCGGTGGAGGTTCACGGATGGGTGA
- a CDS encoding GNAT family N-acetyltransferase translates to MTEAARETPVLAPEYPILTPRLLLRPIVADDAVAMHAYKSDPAAVRYVPYAPLTLGEVEQRITTTWSRTVFTAEGDGICLAAEDRESGALVGDVVLFWRSATDRAGEVGYIFDPRFSGRGYATEAVEALLALGFDGLGLHRIAARIDERNTASTRVVERLGFRREARLVESEWFKDEWTTLLIYGLLETEWRERSASAR, encoded by the coding sequence GTGACGGAGGCAGCCCGCGAGACACCCGTGCTCGCCCCCGAGTACCCGATCCTGACCCCGCGGCTGCTGCTGCGACCGATCGTGGCCGACGACGCGGTCGCGATGCACGCGTACAAGTCGGATCCGGCTGCGGTGCGCTACGTGCCGTATGCGCCGCTGACTCTCGGCGAGGTGGAACAGCGCATCACCACGACCTGGTCGCGCACGGTCTTCACGGCGGAGGGCGACGGGATCTGCCTCGCCGCGGAGGACCGCGAGAGCGGCGCGCTCGTCGGCGACGTCGTGCTGTTCTGGCGTAGCGCGACCGATCGTGCAGGCGAGGTCGGCTACATCTTCGACCCCCGTTTCTCGGGGCGCGGGTACGCCACGGAAGCCGTCGAGGCATTGCTCGCACTCGGCTTCGACGGACTCGGCCTGCATCGGATCGCCGCGCGGATCGACGAGCGGAACACCGCCTCGACGCGCGTCGTGGAGCGGCTCGGCTTCCGCCGGGAGGCGCGGCTCGTCGAGAGCGAATGGTTCAAGGACGAGTGGACGACACTCCTGATCTACGGCCTGCTCGAGACCGAGTGGCGAGAGCGCTCCGCATCCGCGCGGTGA